The Caenorhabditis elegans chromosome I genome includes the window ACTGCAACGAAGAATGGAGAACTGTGGCCCACTTCTTGGATGATCTTAAATACATTATCCAAATTCACAAGTCCCGATGATATTGCAGTGCTCTACGTTGGAAGaaagaacatgaaaaatttaatatttgaagTGAAATTTTATCGTGAAAGTGGAGTAACTTGGAAAATGACAGCGATGAGTGCGGAGGACTGttcttaaatttaataaaatatcttGAAAGCATTATTGCACAATGAGCCATGAATATGTCTGTTACTAATAATTCCATTTTGGGGTTCATTAATCTACACCAAAAAGGTAAATAGCTCTCTTGTACAAAACCCTCTACTGTTACCTCCAATTTAAACTCAAGAATTGTTTATTTAGAATAAAACCTCATTTATTGACAAAAACCGTCagttttcatagattttagactacaaactacacttttaAAGTCCTGAGTCGCCTCCCAGCTTCGAACTCCGTTGATCTGGATCCAAGGAagcgtctgaaaaaaaaagtgtcgacgtgcctgcctactgcctagGCAGGTAAACCTACTATTGTATCATTATGAGGAAATGGTTCATAGAGGAGAAGTTGCTCGCCTTCGGAGGTTTCAGAGCAGTTTTTAATCCTGAAAGAACGTATTTGGTAGGCAGAATTAGGTAAACAAGTAGGCATGCAGGCAGGTAGGCGGCCACAAAAAGGCAAGTAGGCAGGTAGAATGAATAGACAGAATTAGGTAAAGACGGAAAAAGGCACATATAGGCACGTAGGAAGTCAGGCATAAGTAGGGAGAAGACAATATACATAGAAAATGGCATAGGTAGACCAGTATGTAATTATGAAGGAATACGAAAGTAGGTACGttggtaggcatgtaggcagaaacaaaaatagacacgtaggtaggcaggcgtaggtaAAATTGTAAGCAGAAATATCTAGACACTTATGCAGTCATGAATAGTTACGCATTTAAGTCAGTAGGCAAATATAGGCTAGACATAAGCATGCAGGTAGGCTAATGTAGGTAGACTCGTAGGCGGTGTAAGTAAGTAGGTGCCAGGTATGTCGGCAGTCAGGAATAAGTAGGCCGGAAGGCAAAGGTAGCCAGGCAGCTGACAGtcacaaataaaaatgtaagcTAGTTATACGCATATAGGTAGGTGCGAATGCTACATAGTATGCAGAAACTAGCAAGCAGTCGTAGGCAAACacgtaggtaggtaggcatcggtaggcaggcatgctAAGGTAAGTTATTACAAAGTTTGCAAATTCCTTGGTTGGAGACAATCCAGAGCCTTTCCAAACCATTGCTTTCCCTGAATACACTCCAAAACCGCGAGAATCTCGAAATCCGTAACATTTCTCGAGTATTTTTTTGTACAACACTGAAGCTTGTTCAGTTGACACTCCAACCATCCATTTTCACACGTGGCCCTGTAAATATGTACTTTTGAGAAGGCTaaacggggggggggggggggtttatttaaatatattttcagaatttggaCCATATTCAAAAAGGCATTCATTGAGAAAATatagaatcaaaaaattgcaagctaaaaaccacaaactacaaactacaaactacaacataactacattttcagactcattcacatcaaatttgaatttaacataccgtatttcctctattagtctggCACCCGTCTAtgtaattttgaaacgttATATCTTGATTCATTTTAAAGATATCAATATATTATCAATTAcgaaatgatagaaaaagaaCTAACAAATATATtattagttgacaatttttgaatacgaCAAACGGtaactgagatataagctgtcaaagttgaataATGAGGtacaatactaatagaggaaaatGTAGTGCACCTATATTATCTCGTAAAAGCTCTaaaaatgctctaaaaatgctccaaaagtGCCCAAAATAACTCACACAGCTGTTCCATTACCCTTTTTCTGTCCAATCGACAAAGGATGATAGACCATCTTCAAGTTCTTCGGACCCTTCTTCGCCGTTAAATTCCCCAAAAACGGCGCCAGCTGAGTTCTGAACCATTTTGTTGTAAGAGCACACTTTGCGAATCCAGTGATATCAATAATATCTACATGGATTTGCTGAACAGGTGTGAATATTGTTATAATTAGGATGACGGAGTAGATCATAACCATTGTCACGAAAATTGACTGTTTGGCGGGTTTCATGGTGGTTGAGAGGAGTTTGAAGGAGGGGAAACTGGGAAGGGATAGTTTTCTCAGGTTTTATGTTATCATCGATACTTGTACATATACACATACTTTGTAGTTCGTAGTGTGTTGTACTTCGGAGGTTTAATAAAGGTTTAATTAATGTTTAATGTTGTTTAATGAAACATTGAGTATGTAGATGAAGATCTGTGTAACTGGCGGTGTTTATATTTTCCTAGTGTGATTTTTTAGCAATGCCTGGCAAAATGACCGATTTTccttttgtgaaaaactatATACCGTATATTCCCTATCAGtatgcccccccccccccccatcaaTCGATTTTGTCGGTTTATATTTCAGCGGTTTGAGAAGATTTTTTGTTACCTTAAAAAACCATAGCATAAcaatagatttgaaaaaaaatattgtcgtTTGAATTGTTGTAATACGATCAAAGACAATAAAGatattaatgaaaattcatttgaaTGATAATTGATCAAATTCTTAATTCTGCACAAGTTGATTAATTGCTGCAGTTTCCTTAGATGTTTGAACTATTGATTTCGTACGCGATTCCGTACCCTTCTTCCTAAATTCCTAAACCATTGCTCAACTGCACTTTGATCCCATTCAGTTGACAAAGTGCATTCCTTCCAATCCAATCAACCATGTTGTTTCTCCCCTATTCCTCTTCACTTCTTTACCATCTCTCCTTCCATTTGGTTTACTCCGCCCACCTCCTCTAGGAGTATAAAAGCTCCCCCGTCCAAGAGGACGGTACAGTTATCGTCAAATCAATTCTTCCCCAACTCTTCAATTCTTCACCATCTCTTCTCTTGTTCACTCTTCAATTCTTCCCCATTCCCATATTCCATTGTATCTGTTATTCCTCGAATAAAGTAACTCTGAGCTAATCTCAGAGGTTAGAAACCCCACTGTCCATCTGCACATATTATTTAGATTTCCTTCCTGATTTTATTTCCTATGTGGTTATGATAATTAATACATTATTTgcatattcaattttctaatggAATATCTCCGATTGCTTATCATTCTGCACAATGGTGCTTCTATCACTGCTcgtattcatattttcaatagCTATTTCCTTTTCCGATGGTTGTGTGACAATCGGAAGTTTTGAGCCACGTCGTGAGTTTCTTtactaatggggttattcgaGTAGTGtcgtgaaattaaaaagtgtatttcaaTACACTTTTTGCCTTATTCAAGTATCTTCTATAACAtgtatttcaatacagtttgtgacgtaatttcgCGACATTTCTCGACATTATGCGACAACCAGAAAGCGGACAACTGAATGAAAAACAGAGAGAAAGGTGCCCCCGCAGGGTGAAAATCCACACAATTTGCCGT containing:
- the W04A4.3 gene encoding DUF19 domain-containing protein (Partially confirmed by transcript evidence) codes for the protein MKPAKQSIFVTMVMIYSVILIITIFTPVQQIHVDIIDITGFAKCALTTKWFRTQLAPFLGNLTAKKGPKNLKMVYHPLSIGQKKGNGTAVATCENGWLECQLNKLQCCTKKYSRNVTDFEILAVLECIQGKQWFGKALDCLQPRNLQTL